CATTCGCGATCGCAGGGTTGCTGAGGAAGAGTCTCGCGCCAAGAATGAGGTGCTCGATGGTCGCGACGTGTGAGTAAGCCTCCCTCACCCGAAACCACCGCTATCACGCGCTCCTCTTTTGTATTGATTGCTTGTTCAGAATAGCACAAGGGTAGAAGGGACGGTATCTGCTACGCTTCCCCTTACACTATCTTCTATGCTGGTACACACACGTGTGGGTGTTCGGCTGATGCgacctccaccacctctgcTCTCTCATCGCCTCTTCCTTTCGCCTCACCTCATGTGCAGGGCTCggccatcgtcgccgtcatctCTCTGTCGGCGGCAGAAAAGAAGCAAGGGAAGGCCAGAGCACAAGAGGGCTGCGGAGGCGTCATCGcgaacacacatacacacctgCCCTCACCCCCACCAGTATATTTCTCTACCTTGTGCATGTACGCATCTCTTCTGTATGAATGTCTTCGGGTGCGGTGCGGGTGACGTGATGGCAGTGGAGCGGGGAAGAGCCTGAGGAACggaaggagaaagggaggtggtggggggaCGCTGTGTGGTGCCTCCTCATTACTGCTTCTTTTggacccctcctccctccttcctccttcctccttcacccaccaccacgaaTGCCTTTCTTCAcgcccgctccgcctccctctgcgtgttcgctgctgctcgacgcCTGCCACGctcacgcacatacacacacctcGTGAAACCTGGCGTAATGCCAAAGGCGAAACAAAACAaataaaaaaagaaaacaggaAAACATGTATAAACGCCAGGGAAATgcaggaggggagagagagtagTTGCGTTGCAGGGGTTCCTTTTTCCCtaccctctcctccccacccactcGCCCTGTCCCCGTGGCCACGGCATCCTCTGCTTCTTTCGTGCgttgcctgcctgcctgtgtgtgtgtgtgtgtgtgtgtgtgtcttttttcttcgtgtgGTGACCTTTGTGCGACCGGGcaaggcacacgcgtgccgGTATTCCAAAATGGGGAAAGCTGAAGAGCTGTGAACACGGATAACAAACTACACGAGGATTCAGAAGAGGGCATGCTGGGGTGGAAGTGTATGGGCGTGCAGCAGATCGGGCAGCGGAGTTCACGCAAAGCAATGGCCAGCACACgagcctcctcccctcccccccacacacacaccgccaccaccattcGATGACCAGTACTACTAGTGAGTACTTCTGTGAGAGAAGATAGAGCATTTGACGGCCTTCAGACACGATGCGCACGCGGCGGATCGAAGTAAAAGACGCGCCTCCGGGTGGGAAACTAGGTGTCCATCGACTACAGGGGGAGGGCTCAAGAAGCGAAAGGGAAAGTGGTGATGGTGCTTGCGGCGACATCCGCGCTGGCATTGTGCagtgcctctctccctttttccttcttcatccgtctctctctctctccgtcgaTCGCTGAGCGGGTAGCTCACATCACCGGCTATGAACACGCATATCCCATCTGCTGCCCAGGCCCCGCCCTGCTCTCTGTGCACGTATATGTGTCACCGTGCACAAGTATACAAGCGATGACCTCGCAGTATGCCCCCTATTTCGTACACGCCCTTCTTGCTACCTTCAAACCTTCCTCTCCCACGGCGCTCGTGCTTGCTTTATCGCCTTCAGGTGTGGCCCATCccgcggagaagagaagggcaaGGGAGCCAAGGGAATCACTCCCACACCCCTCCACTATAATTCGCCTCCTAGCAGCAGCCAACCCCTCCAGTCGATGCTGtttcgctcctcctcttccgccctCTGTgctttgtgtgcgtggtgcgCGAGCGTCAGTCGCGGTCTCATCTACTCCGTCTTTCTGTgaccccaccccctccccgtcttGCACGATATGTCGATCCCACAACCGCCACGCATTCGCGCGGGCGTGCACGTATTCCGATGCTAGGCCTCCACCCccgcctcttttctttccccTTCCTGCGCGCCTAGTGATGCCGGCCACCTTGCCGTGGTATCAGGGTCTCGTACCCCACCCTGTGGGGAAACCAAGAGCCTGCACGCTCTCCTTGGGTGCGGCTGGCGGACTCTTCTAGTGCCGGTGGACATGTCCGAGCTGGCGTAGCGCCGCAGGAGACTTGCGCTCTTGCTGGTCACGCTTGCACCCGTTCGCTGCTAATCGAGTCGTCGATCCAGCATGTGCATCGTTGCCCATTTACTTTGAGGCAGAACGGAACCATTCGCCGAAAAGCACGAGAAGTCTCTCCCGGGCTTCTCTTGTTCactccgccgtcgccggcaaTGTGAGTAGCGTACGCTCCCCCGGCAGAGAAAGTAAGCAGACAGAGCGTCAACGGCCCACCCGGCCAATCCATGGTACACaagcatacacatacacacacagggaaGGCAATGGCAGTCCCCGCCCACCTCTGCATGACTGTCTTGCGATGGGAGCTTTCTGCTTCCCCACACCCAAACAAATGATCCACAACGCTCTCGCTGACGGCATCATGCGGCCGGAGGCGGAACTCTGCAAAAgcattgtgtgtgtgtgtgtgtgtgtgtgtgtgtgcgatcGCGATCGCGATCACCTCTCCGCGGCTATCCACGCTGGGTGAGACAGTGGAAGTGCGGCAAGAAGACCAGCCTTGCCAACAGCGTTGATGTCTTCTACGTGCAAGAGCAATACAATCAGCTCATGCGCCAGAGCTGTGTCCGGAAGAGGATGCGACTGGACCTCCTTCGTGAGGAGGCCCGTTTGGCACACATACGCGAACCCGCGCAACACCTCATACAAATCGTTGCCGCTCATGTTCGAGCAAACTCAGCCCCACCGAGGTGCGAGTCTCTAAAACCAGATGGCCAAAGGAACACTTCGACGAGGTCCTCAGCACTCTGTGGCCTCATCGCGTCCCAGAGTTTCGGAAAATTCAAAAAGCAGGGCCGCCACAGCGCTTGCGGCACTGACCGCGTGGCCTGCTCTGCACTTGAGCCTGAAGTGCATCGAAGCACACTATCCGCTTGGGCCAATCGCTTGCGGTCGtgctctcccccccccccttgtTGAGCTCTGTCgtgcggccaccaccaccacccctccacTTGCCATGTCGCTGTTCCCCCTGAGTGCTGCGTTTGCCGCTTGACGTTGTCAAACCGAAAAGGCCGTCTCCGCGGTCATCAAGGCGGACGAAAACAAGAGGCCGCGCACCCGCCCAAGCACCACATGAAGAGAGAACGCAACGACACGAAGGGACGGGCGATCACGTGGGGAGAGGAAGTGGGGTGGGGATAAGACGCGGGACCCCGTGACGCTTTCGCTCGTGTTGCCGGTTGGCACTTAAACAGACGAAATGGAAATCACGAACTCTGTACGCCACAAGTCCGGCGACGAGTAAAGTCCAAAATCGCTACGTCGCGCGGCAGCcagggcagcgcggcgaaaTGAGCGTCTATACAGCAATGCACGCAAACACctacacccacacacgcatacgtgtcctcctctcgccctcccaGAAACCTACACAACACAACGGTTCTTTTGGTTGCTGCTCTACCTCCGTcgcacccccttctcttcccaGTCTCTCCTTCTTGTGTCGAATACACCTGAGGCAGAGGACAGACAAGCATCATTGGCGCCAacttcctctctctcctatATTGgcactgtgtgtgtgtgtgtgtgtctgggcGGGTGTGGCactgcttctcctcctctatCTCTTGTTGTATCAATACTTTGTTTACggtttctttttgtttttgtttgttgcttccaccaccgccaccaccggcaccaccaccatcatcgccaccgacaccgccaccaccaccaccgccaccaccggcaccaccatcatcatcgccaccgccaccgccatcacaAGCAAAGATACATAAGGATGATAGTTGCGCAAAACGCAAGGGCAGAAACACAATACTACTTCGTCTAGCGTTGCTGCACAGCTTCGTGCTGTTTCTTTCTCGTATACCTCTCTCGCGATCTCGCTCCCCTTCTTTCACGGCTCTCCTCCACTGTACCCCTGTGCGTGGACCGTCTCTTCTTGATcatcttctcccctcccacttccacacccaccccacccctccatacacacgcacactttTCTACCTAAGCCTCTCTGTTGCGCTCCATAGATACAGACAGGCGAGCTTATACACCCGCTATCATTCTCGTCGGTGGCGTTGGCAACCAAGTGACGCAAGGGGTTGGCGTTACGTAGGCTCTCTTTGTTGCGTTGTTTttcatccacacacacatatccACAGTCACTTACTCCACCCCTTGTCTACGCACCTCTGTCTTCATGAGGCGACGTGTCGTTGATACAGAGGGCGGCGCGGTGCATGTCAGTGGCTCCGCACCAACTTGGCGAGGCCGGCGGTCCCggcgcgccttcttctctctcttgctgctctCCATCGCGCTGTCCGCTATGATATGTTCCCTGCTTGTCCTGGGCTGGATCGCAGCCGATGACTCGACTACTGTTTTCGGCGACGACTTCGCAGCCAGCGACGCTTGGTTGAACTCCAATAGCAACCAAGAGAAGTGGCAGAGAGCACTACTCCAGTCTGCGAAACTCAACCTCCCCGTCCCTCACAGCGTAGCCATGAATCAAGTCTTCTTCATCAGCTGCAATCGGCATGATCGCAGTCAGCTCTACTGGGCCTATATGGCAGTTGCAGCACAGTGTGAGATGCTGTCCTGGAAGAATgctacggcggcgccgccttgtCGGAGGCTCTACGCCGGTGTGTCCTCGTTGCTACGCACCGCCGGtaccgccgcctcttcaGGTGGGCCGCACGGACGCACGACAGACACGGATGAAGGAAAATGGCAGGAGGCGGTTCCTCTCGGTGCATGCGGCTCCGTGTACGACTCtcccgcggcagcggagcagcgtcagcgatACCGGCggacctcgccgccgctgctgctgttggaTGAGactccgcctccgcttcaCCGCGACACCGACCCTGAGCAGTGCTTTCGTGCTGCACCACGTGACGCCGTCTACTCAACCGGCGTTCCGGTGGACGCCTTGATCTGGCTAGGGGACATCATCTACGCCGACAAGTTCCCGGATGGCAGGGACGCGCAGTCGCTCCTGTTCCACCACGTCAATACAATGGTAAGCATAGGGCGATTCTGGCGAATCCAGCGCGACGCTCCGGAGTACAACGCGTTCATCGACAGCTGCGTCGCAGGTGGCGATCATCTGGACTGGACGCTGCACTCACCAGGGGAAGTGTTTCTGCCCGCAGCCGCGGACAATCGCGAGCGAGTTGTGCAACTCACcccttcgccctcctccggcACTCACCGCAATGTGTGGGCCACCTGGGATGACCACGACATGGGCGAGAACGATGGTGGACGAGAGTACACCGGCCGTAACAGCACGCAGCGCTTCTTTCTGAACTTTTTGCGAGCCCCCTCAAGTGATCCACGCTGGCGTCGCGAGGGCGTGTATGGTGCATACACGACCGACTTTCGCGACGTCGTGGACGACGCCAAGGGGTGGGGAACTCCAATGCGGCTCCTGATGCAGCAGCTTTATGAGCATGCCATCTGCGTTGTCCTCCTCGACGTTCGCTCGTTCCGCGACCGCCCGAACGCGACCCAGGCCGGCGACATGCTCGGCGCTGAGCAGTGGGCGTGGTTTGAGGAGCTCCTGCAGAACTACACGACACTGACGCGAGACGGGCGAGAGCGGTGTGCGATGGTGCTCATAGGGGGCGGCATTCAGTTCATCCTGGATGAGAAGCCCGCAGAAAACTGGGCAGCCTTCCCCCGCTCTCGGGACCGCCTCCTCGGACTACTGCAAGCCTACCGGGTCGAACGCGTGGCCTTCATCACCGGCGATGTGCACATGGGTGAGCTGG
The window above is part of the Leishmania donovani BPK282A1 complete genome, chromosome 18 genome. Proteins encoded here:
- a CDS encoding Hypothetical repeat protein produces the protein MSVYTAMHANTYTHTRIRVLLSPSQKPTQHNGSFGCCSTSVAPPSLPSLSFLCRIHLRQRTDKHHWRQLPLSPILALCVCVCVWAGVALLLLLYLLLYQYFVYGFFLFLFVASTTATTGTTTIIATDTATTTTATTGTTIIIATATAITSKDT